Genomic segment of Gymnogyps californianus isolate 813 chromosome 16, ASM1813914v2, whole genome shotgun sequence:
TGACTGCAGCCTCCATGGCCATGTGGAGGTTATTCTTGAATAAagtccctgtccccagctccACCCGCTCCTAAGCACAGAGGCTACTGACCTCTAAAATTGGCGAGATTCCCAGTGTTCTACATAATTTAGGGTAGTTCTGCTGCATAAACTGGGCGTCCTGCCACCAGATCCAGGTCTAATGCACTGCTTTGAGTACACGTTTCTACATCCCGCAGCTGTGGGATGCAGCTTTACTCGTCTGTGTCAGTTTAACCCTCTGCAAAGCCTTGCACCTGTCGAGTCCCAAGTCAGTACTCCTTGGATGTAAAGGCTGTTGCTGTGATCTGGGCTAGCAGCCTCCTAGAAACAGAATCCATTATCTCTAAATAGAGATTAAACCCCATCTATTGCCTTATTGTCCTTTCTCCACCTTGTTGAGGAGCATGACTGAGCAGACAAATCACCTTCTATCTTGTCCTGTCAGTAAAATATAACCTCGTTTGTTGTAGAAAAATCTGTCCgtctctcattttaaaatttctctcaAGCTCTGTTCTTTCAGCAGCTCCGTGAACATGAATCTAGATTTAGTTCCAGGATTAAGAATCAAGGTCCAGATTGCTGGAACTCAAGGCAACAGGACTTGtagtggaaaattccacattatGTCTATCAGATGAGAGCAGATATGGCAGCATGTAAAGTGGTGATGATTTACACTGGGAGCTGAGCCAGTGTTAGGAGGTAACTTTTTGCACATaccataaaaaatttcttcttattcTCACAAGAGACACAACTTGTGTTTAAGCAGTATTATGAAGGCTTGGATTTTGATGCATCCTCTCAGAGGAGAAGTATCCCAAGGTATTAAGACTTTTAGAGCTTGCTAAAATGACTCCCCAAataactctgtattttttttcactccacTGTAACAAAATAACTCACAGGTAGgtaagatgattttttttttctttctgttaagtCTCTGATTTTAAATAGGCCTGCACTGTACATTAAGACACGCCTGTCACTGCAGACCTACAAGTCTTATCACGCTCTGATTCCTGATTTAGTCCCTTTTCAATTTATAATGCCACTTTGGGAAAGCAAACTTGTTTAGCAGCAGCTGATGTTTGGGAAGCAAGGGATCTCTCCCTTTTCTGAGGCGTGCTGTGGTAGCCTTGGCAACTCGGGACAGAAATAGGTAAACCTTTCTCTGGACTGTCATTGCAAGTGTGACCTGAATGAGACGATTTAAAATATGTCCAATTCTTTTGCAGGCATTATTCATGCTAGAGGATTAGTTCGGGAATGCTTGGCTGAGACGGAACGAAATGCAAGATCCTAGCCCACTAATTCAGTTGCAAGATTTTCCATCtcttaatgaagaaaaagtaacaCTTATTCCTTTTGACTCTTGAAACATTCAGacaaattcctttattttgaatgttttaccTTTCTTGTTTTGCCCTTACAAAAATGTATAGTTAAGAATGAGAAAACAAGGATTTTTCAACTTACTGAGGGTTTGCATTTTGTAAAGACGTTAAAACTCCctaaaatgtttctaaaacatGAAAACTGAACTGCATGCAGAGGAATGCTCTTTCTCTCCCAGGCTATATTTCAGTTCTCTTCTCATCCAGCCACAGtctcattctgtttttttcctttgactatATTCACTTAACCCCAAACTGTCAATCTTTCAAAGTTTGACATAAGctctaaggatttttttaaataaatgcagaatagCATGCTGTACCTAGTAGTCTGCTAAGTCACAATTTGTCATACAGCATAGACCCTGCTTAGAAAtaaccttccccttctcttatttttccttttttgtttgttttgcataaaCATTTGCATGACTGTTAGTGCTTTGAAGTCCATTTAAAGTGCATGAGTTATATGGAAAATAGGGAAACCTATTAAATAATAACAAGGTCCTGGAAAGCTAATTTCTACATTAAGGCTGGAGATTTCAGTTTAAAgtttgccaaaaaaagaaaattctggatAAATTACTAAAACTGTTACTTGCAtctttgtatgtatttattactTGACGTAATAAAGcttattttcattaacagtTTGTATTAAAACTATGTACAGTCACTTTAATCAGATTCATACTCCATGAACAAGAACTCTCAACAGATAAAAATTTAACCTTCATGCAGGAGGCTGAAGTTCAGGAACAGACAAGGGAACGGGCCTGCAGATGGCTGGTGAGTTTCCATCCATGGCACAGTCCGGATGCAGTCGATCTCTGTCAGAAGGCAGTATAGTTGCTAGTAGTCTCCCTTGCTTTCAAAATAGATACTATGGCTTTGGTTCTTGAAGCACTCTCCCTTCGCTGTTGAAGGCCAAAACTTGGTGGCAGCCAGTGAGGGTGCTGtccaaaaattaaaagagaagttCTGGTTAAGCAGTTAAAGTTGTTAACAGGATTAAAACAGGAAAGTATACGTCACTAGTGGCTCCAAAGTAACAGCAACAAAGGAAACGCAGCTGCATGTATTTGCATAAAATGGGAAACTGTCAAAATGAGTGAAGATACCAAAATGCCCAAGCTTAACTGCACCATAGCATAAACATAATAAATGACTGTAATTCACTATTTACAATCAAATCTAAATCCTAAGGAAGATGGGATACCTGGGATATCTAATACCTACGGAGCTACGGATacttgaagaaaatacagtattaagAGGCAAAGTTAATTATTTCACAGCTTGGATGAATTGGATTCTGTTGCCTTGGGAGGCAGCTTCCAACACATGTTGTTCTTTATCTGTAATGACCCAATTTTACCTTTGACCTGGAAGAACATGACTGACCAGCCCTCACTTGCAGGAGTGCCTTCCACCCCAATGTTCATCACCACTCCAGGTAAGATTCGTAAAGCTTCTGTTTAAACTTCATTCAGAATTGAGTAGGACAGAGCATTTGTTCAGCTAACAGATCTGAAGGAGGCAGCCAGTGACTGGTGTGTCTCTTCTATCAGCATGTCTGTTTACACCATCAGAACCAGCATCTAAACCTGGTCACTGTTTATAAAGGATTTATGTCAGTAGAGGCCTTGCCTGAGTAAGGATGGAAAGTTATAACCGTTTAGGGCTGTCCTCCTTATGTATTGGAACTCCTACGAAGCATCATAAGGTATCATCCGGGCAGAAGGAGAtctattgaattttttttgtctccattAACAATGGTGGAAAGTTTATAGTTCCTTTTAACAAGGATTGGTTTCTCATCTTCTGAACTTGGCAGAAAAACTGATTGCTAAATGTGATTAATGAGATGATGGCAGACAGAAGTAGGAATACGTGACTGCTTTTATCACTTCAGTTTTACAGTCACGGCAGGTCACCACTCAGTATTTCAGTTGGGCTTATGAAGCTCTGCGTCATCTGTTACTTTGAAAACTGTGTTTAGGTATAATGACAAATGTTTCCCTTACCCTGCTAGGGCAAGTCAGTACTTCACACGTTTATTTCTTATCCAATTGTTGcatctctttaaaatgctttttcctttctaggttttcctttgctcttctttttttctcctgcttcttcttctctgatgctttcttctctttaaaaacatcacTATCTTCACCTTTGTAGAAAAGGTCAACTTTTTCCTGCAGGATTTCTCTGGCTATCTTTCGGTTCTGCTCCACTGATCTTGTTTGATGACACTGCAGAAATACAATAGGACATTTTTACTGGAACTTTGACCTGttcattcttctgcttttcctttcagtctaCATATTCCTGCCATTACAGTAAAGAaactcccctcccccccaagcCAAGAGCATTCTCCTACCAAGAACTGCTGGAACTTTTGTATCCAGATATATTTTGGAGAGGCTGCCTAGTAATTATTTGCTACTGTAACTTGTCAGACTGGCTTTTGCATTAATCTTTAATGCTTCCACATTACCTTGGAAAGCTTCTTCTGAGTTTAACTTAACTGTGTCTTCCCCTTGTGATAAGGAAGCAAAGATTAATTTCAAAGTATTAATCCACAAGAAGTAGGTAAGAATAATGCTTAAAAAGAATCTGCAAAGTGAGTAGGATCAACTTCTTAAGGAAGACATTCTAACTCACTCACAAGAGAGATAGGAATGCGACAGCTGCCACTGAAAGGCAGCTATAATGAAGATACGTTTTATTGAAAACTACAAAATCGTACCGCATGTCAAAGCCAGGAAGATCAGCTATGACCCCAAGTTTGTTTATCTACTGATAGCCAAAACTGCTTCTTGCTGAGATTGTTTACAATACATAAGCTTTTCCTCCGTGACATTTGCACTGTGATTATGCTTTACTATGAAAGGAGACTTGGAAGACATGATGCAATTTGTgacttaatgaaataaaacataattacCTTCACGACAATCCCAGATGGAATATGCTTCAAGACAACACAGTTGTTTGTCTTATTTGTGGCTTGACCTCCTGGGCCATCACCTCTTACAAACTGTTCTTTCAATTCTGCCTCAGTTAGTCCAAGGAGATTGAAAgagttcttttttcctgctgcctgaAGTAAGGGCACTCTGGGCAGAGAAAATTGCTGCTTCCTCAAAATCCATGGTCTCCATGATAATGTTCGTACTTCTCTCAGTaagaatgtaaaatgaaataaacttgGAACATTCATACAGAAACGAGGACACAGTTTCTCTGGAATGAAACCTGAAATAGAAGTGGGGAATGGAGTTTACCATGAGAATCCTTGTTTTAAGATGATCTAATTTAGCTGCATGTCTTGAGCAATATTTTGatattcagatttattttcaaggaTATTTGAACTGGTTTCATAGGCATTTGCCTTGAAATATTTACCATTCCAAATGGAATTTTGGTTCTCATTGCAATTAGGTTCCTTAAAATAGTCAAGatgattattttgttgttgaaagggatctggaaaacagtaaataaattaGTACTCCTACCAACACTtggaaaatactaaaaatataaaaaaaaaaaaagagaggaaagagggtATTTCTGTCTTGCAGTCTGACCTGTACAGTCTGACTGGGAAGCCTTTGCAGGCACTCCACTCTTGCCTAGGTTGTGTCTTGCTGGCAACAGTACCTGCAATTCACATGTCGACACATGCTTGAACTACATCAAGGGAGGACAGGTGAGGGTGCAGGAATCCTCCTCTGGGGTTGCCTTAAACAGTGCTCTAAACTACTGAAAGAAACCtgctggaagaagcagcaaatttaCATAATATAACTGGCCTAATAATGTCCTGGCTTCCCACGTTCGCTGGTTTACAGTCATGGAAGACTGCaaagaggaggtggagggaaaacaaaacaatcaaaaaaaagaacaagactGTGTGTAGAACATTTCTGTCCCAAGGATATGGATATCAGAGGTCAGATCTGGCAGAACGGAGCTCGAGTAGTTTAAACAAGTCAGAATGCAGAGACGGATTTTTACCTGTAAGAATGATGCGTGACCGCTCAGTCAAAACAGCCGACTAACGGTACGCAGCAGAACTCTGGTATGTATATTTACAGTTACAGACATTTACAATTTTGAGTTCTGAGATTCCTTTTTAATGCTGGGTTAGCATGGGAAACAGAGTAATCCTTATCTAAACAGATTCCATCATCTAGACTTGTCTTTTGACTCCATTACAGCGGTTTCCAAATTTTGAGGTCAGGCTCTAGCATGCATAGGATTTGGTGAGTGGTCTAATACAGCAAATGTAAATTCCATTTCAAATCAGAAGTAGTATTCTGTGTTGATCCTGTTAACAAGCTTGCCCATCCTGCTTTACTCTCATAACTTTCTATATAGTCCATCAGACGGAGGAAAAAGAATCAAGGAGTAAGCAGACCACCAGGTTCTCAACTACTACTTCACATGCTGATTTTTCCCAGGTCAAGTTATtaacaaaggcagaaaagtaCGCATGGAAGTATGCATTATCCTCATGGATAATGAGGAATGTCAGGTTCTACTGTCAAATGGCACTCTTCAACAAGGCATTAGGTAAGTGATTAAAACAATACATGCTGTTatgcttgaaatattttatttgattcagaagaaaatacttcagcatGTGAAGAAGTGGCACTTAGCAATAAACATCCATAAAAGTTGAACATaactgttgaaataaaaataattttaagaaagcttttattGGCAAGTAAAGATGTCCACTTGGTGGCACTAGAAGGTAGTAATGagtttttttgctgaaaaaaaacccatgcagaAAAAATTAGCAGAACTACTGCCTAGTTCTGAAGTGAGCCTTTATCAACAGCAGGTTTAATATGGGCACTGCCCATTTAAAGTAGCCTGTTTTGAAGCCAAGCCTGACAACTCTCTGAGCTGCCTCATCTCAAGGTAAAAAAATCATGTTCACTGGAAGCCTATTTCTACTACTTGACACTATAGCTATAAACCAAGAATAAACCTAGAAGATACTAGAGAGTGTTCTCGAGATTTCACTTGGCACAGAAAGTCCCCAAGAAATACGTGCCTTAAAACGCAAAAAAGATCTTAAGATAATAATgctttaattctaaaaaaaaagctctgcttATGAGATTTTTAAGCATAGGCTACAGAAGAGCTGTGTCAGTAAGAACACTAATCTcccattttttaaacacagaagtgACCAGCCGTTCTCAGTTTCACTGGAAAGGACACAGGGCAGTTGGACGCACAGGCCGTGACGGCGCAGCGACAATGCACCATGCACTCGGAAGAGTTGATTAAACCGTGTTTTAAAGCAACTGATTTGCTGAAAAGCTTGCACAAACAACCGCATTTGTCGTCCCATACGTCCAGGAAACAAAGCGAGTAGCAAGATTTCAGGAGAGGCTCC
This window contains:
- the MTRFR gene encoding mitochondrial translation release factor in rescue — encoded protein: MNVPSLFHFTFLLREVRTLSWRPWILRKQQFSLPRVPLLQAAGKKNSFNLLGLTEAELKEQFVRGDGPGGQATNKTNNCVVLKHIPSGIVVKCHQTRSVEQNRKIAREILQEKVDLFYKGEDSDVFKEKKASEKKKQEKKRRAKENLERKKHFKEMQQLDKK